In Conexivisphaerales archaeon, a single window of DNA contains:
- a CDS encoding threonine synthase — MIIGLRCRECKKEFSPSIRYVCDDCFGALDVIYDYDSIHLTKDLLRSRENNMWRYKELLPVEPQDSLYSFHSGWTPLIKASKLAKALGLNNLYIKNDSVNPTFSFKDRPAALGVAAALNFGLEAVGCASTGNLAAATAAYAARAGLPCYVVIPSSIEQSKISQAQAYGATIIAVEGTYDDSNRLAAQAGEYYNIGMVNINLRPYYVEGSKTLAFEVAEQLGWDVPDTIVVPTASGAMLNAICRGFEELMKIGFVRNTPATIVAAQASGCNPISRAYKEGKDVIMPIQQPDTIAKSLAIGDPGDGIYVLRRLRNNGLAEDADDDEIIEGCRLLAQTEGIFTEPAGGVAIAVLKKLVEQGKIGKDDKIVCYITGNGLKAPDVLQSILPRPIVVKPELKALSSILLGG; from the coding sequence ATGATAATAGGCCTGAGATGCAGAGAATGCAAAAAAGAGTTCAGTCCATCGATCAGGTATGTCTGTGATGATTGCTTTGGTGCCTTGGACGTAATTTATGATTATGATAGTATTCATCTGACCAAGGATCTACTTAGGAGTAGAGAAAATAACATGTGGAGGTACAAAGAGCTACTACCAGTAGAGCCTCAAGATTCTCTGTACAGTTTCCATTCTGGATGGACACCCTTAATTAAAGCTTCTAAACTGGCGAAAGCCTTGGGCCTTAACAATCTTTATATAAAGAATGACTCTGTTAATCCGACCTTTTCCTTCAAGGATAGACCTGCAGCGCTAGGCGTAGCTGCTGCATTAAATTTTGGACTTGAAGCAGTGGGTTGTGCTTCAACAGGAAACCTAGCCGCAGCTACTGCAGCATATGCTGCAAGAGCAGGTTTACCTTGCTATGTAGTTATACCAAGCAGCATAGAGCAGTCAAAAATTTCCCAAGCCCAAGCATACGGGGCAACTATAATAGCCGTAGAAGGAACCTATGATGATTCTAATAGACTGGCTGCCCAAGCTGGAGAATATTATAATATTGGCATGGTTAACATTAATCTCAGACCATATTACGTAGAGGGGTCCAAGACACTAGCCTTTGAAGTTGCAGAGCAACTTGGATGGGATGTACCTGATACGATAGTGGTACCTACAGCAAGTGGTGCTATGCTAAATGCAATTTGTAGAGGATTCGAAGAGTTAATGAAGATAGGGTTTGTCAGAAATACCCCAGCAACTATTGTAGCAGCACAAGCATCAGGGTGTAACCCAATATCAAGAGCATACAAAGAAGGTAAAGATGTAATAATGCCAATTCAGCAACCAGATACGATAGCTAAGAGCCTGGCTATAGGTGACCCAGGTGATGGAATATACGTACTGAGGAGGCTGAGAAACAACGGACTGGCAGAAGATGCTGACGATGACGAAATTATAGAAGGTTGCAGATTACTGGCCCAGACAGAGGGAATTTTCACAGAGCCAGCTGGGGGTGTAGCTATAGCTGTTTTGAAGAAGCTTGTTGAACAAGGAAAGATTGGCAAAGATGATAAGATAGTCTGCTATATAACTGGAAATGGCCTCAAGGCACCGGACGTATTACAAAGCATCCTCCCTAGGCCGATTGTTGTAAAGCCTGAGCTGAAAGCGCTAAGCTCTATATTGTTAGGAGGGTAA